CAGCATTTGAAACGGCTCCAGCCAAGTCTCCATCAGCAACCCAGGCCATACCACCTTGGAAGATTGGATATTTAATATTCAATAGTTCAGTAATTCGTGTTTGCATTATACCTACCTCTTTTTTCACTTAAGTAATAGTTTGAGTTTAAAAGATTGTTTCTTTGAGCCTCAAACTATTACCTAAATAAGAGAGAATATCTTTCGATACTCTCATCTATCATTATTTTGTTTTTTCTTCTACGTAAGCGACAAGGTCACCAACTGTAGACAATCCTTCTTCAGTTTCGATTTGGATGTCAAAAGCATCTTCAATTTCAGAGATAACTTGGAACAAATCCAATGAATCTGCTTCTAAATCTTCGAATGTAGATTCAAGAGTTACTTCTGATGGTTCTTTACCAAGTTCTTCAACGATAATTTCTTGTACTTTTTCAAATACTGCCATGATAGGCCTCCTTAAAAAATAATATATAAATTTTTAAAATGTGTTTCCACATGTTTAACTAGATTGTAACAAGAAGTGTGCCCCATGTCAAACCTCCACCGAATCCTGTTAGAAGAATTTTTTGACTTCCATCCATCTTGATTCGATGATTCTCGACACACTCCGATAATAGAATGGGGATACTAGCAGCACTAGTGTTCCCATATTCCATCATATTTGCTGGGATTTTCTCTCTAGAGACACCCAGTTTTTTTGACATCTTATCTAACATTCGGTCATTCGCCTGGTGTAACAGAAAATAGTCAATCTCTTCTGCTTCCATAGAGGCGTCTGCTATAATTTTTTGAATACTTTTCGTGACATCACGAATGGCAAAATCAAAAACTGCCCGTCCATCCATCGTCAGATATCTTCGATCAGAAACTTCCTCTGAATATGGGGAAGAGAGACCCAAATAGCAAGACTCAAGACTAGTACCTCGGCTACCATCCGTAAAAAGATTTTCAGCCAAAAACGATTTTTGGTCACTTGCTTCAAGCAAGACACCACCAGCTCCATCTCCAAAAAGGACTGAAGTGGAACGGTCTGACCAGTCTAATACTTTTGAAAGCGTCTCACTACCGATCACAATTCCTCGCCGGTACATACCTGAAGAAATGTATTTTTCAGCAGTGGCTAATGCAAATACAAATCCGCTACATGCTGCAGTCAGATCAAAGGCAAAAGCTCGAGAAGCTCCAATATTAGCTTGTACCCGGGCTGCAGTTGATGGCATTAAGCTGTCTGGAGTAATCGTAGCAACAACGATGAAATCAATTTCCTCAGCATCTAAGTTTGCTTTTGCTAATAATCTTTGTGCAACAATTGTTGCTAGATCACTTGTCGTCTCATCTTTTGAAATGTGACGCCGAAGGATACCTGTCCGACTACTGATCCATTCATCACTTGTATCCATGATCTCAGCCAAATCATCATTTGATACGACTTGGTCAGGTGCATAATGAGCAACTTGACTAATTTTAGCAAAGACCATTATTTAATTTCCTCCAAGAAACGATACAGATTTTGCAATCCTTTTTGCATCACTTTCTTATCTTCGGGACTCATATCTCCAATAATCTGGTTGACCATCCGTTTATGGAATTGCTGATGAAGACGATAAAGTAGACGACCGTTCTTCGTTAAACTCAAGTGTACAACCCGGCGATCAACTTCCGATCTTCTTCTTTCGATATACCCTTTGCGCTCAAGATTATTCAAACTTGTCGTGACAGTCCCCAAAGTCACCATCAACTCCCGTGAAATATCACTCGGGGTTGCATTCGGTGTCGAACCAATCACATCGATCGTATGCATTTCTTTAATAGAAACATCTTTGAATCGACTTGCTCTTAGGCTCGACTCCTCAATAACCAAAACATTATTAAAGATGGATGTTAAATAGTCGTTAACTAATTGGTAATTCAAAACTCCACCTCCTAATTTTACTTTGATAGTCAAATTTTATCAAAAATGAAAATAATTTGCAAGCATTTTTTCACAAAACATAGAAAAATTACAAATTTATTTTCCTTTAAATTGTGGCCGACGTTTCTCAGAGTAGGCAATAACCCCTTCCTTGAAATCTTCTGTAAATGCTAGTTTCTTTTGCAAATCCAATTCAAGACCCGCATATTGGTCCCATTCTTTCAAGAATGCTTCCCAAACCATTTCTTTCATGGCAGCATAAGAATTTGAAGATCCTCTTCTTAATTTTTTTAGCAATTGCTCAACCGTTTTATCGAGTCTTTCAGATTCACAAACACGATAAGCTAGGCCATAATCAAATGCCTTTTCAGCAGTCAAGGCTTCACCCGTCATTACTAAATGAGTAGCCCGAGACATGCCAATGGCTTTTCCTAACAAGAATAACCCACCCGCATCCGGTGCTAAACCAACCCCAACAAAGGCTTGGATAAATTTAGTACGATCACTAATAATACAAAAATCAACAGCTACCGCAATGTTAGCAGCTGCTCCAGCAACCGCTCCATCTGCCACCATAATAACCGGTTTTGGCAATTGCTTGATTTTCTTTGAAATCGTATTAACTAATTCAGCAATTAAAACAAGAGACTCGATATCATCCGCATCGACTGCGCGTTTCATTTCGCTTAAATCTCCACCAACTGAAAAGATTTTCCCTTCTGCTGATAGAATAATGAATTTTACTTCCTCATTTTTTTCTGCATCTTCCAGGGCAGCTAAAATTTCCTGACACATTGGAATGTTAAAACCATTGGATACTTCAGGACGATTTAAAGAGATTGTCGCGAGGTCGTTTTCGACAGAATACAAAATTGTTTCAAACATCACAGACTCCTTTTATTTAAATATAAAATATTTTGATATTAAAACTTTTGAATTATAACATATCATACCACAAAAAAGTAAAATAGTAAAATATATCTATAAGATGTAACAAAATTGTAAAATTTGAATAATTACAATTTCTCTCCTCTACAGAATCAATTATTTTATGCCCTATCTGTAAATACATTGTATCAATAACTGAACTTTGGTATAATGTATTAATGAAACTATTAAGGAGAAAATATGAAAGTAACTAAATTCGGTGGAAGTTCTCTAGCATCAGCTTCTCAATTAACAAAAGTACTTGATATCATTAAAGATGATCCAGAAAGAAGATTTGTAGTTGTATCAGCTCCAGGCAAACGCAACGCTGAAGATACAAAAGTAACAGATGCTCTGATCCGGTATTATAAAGAATTTACTTCAGATAAGGATGTCACACAAACACAACAGTGGATTATTGAACGTTATCGGGCCATTACAGAAGAATTGGGTCTCAAA
The DNA window shown above is from Streptococcus sp. S1 and carries:
- a CDS encoding acyl carrier protein, coding for MAVFEKVQEIIVEELGKEPSEVTLESTFEDLEADSLDLFQVISEIEDAFDIQIETEEGLSTVGDLVAYVEEKTK
- a CDS encoding beta-ketoacyl-ACP synthase III, whose product is MVFAKISQVAHYAPDQVVSNDDLAEIMDTSDEWISSRTGILRRHISKDETTSDLATIVAQRLLAKANLDAEEIDFIVVATITPDSLMPSTAARVQANIGASRAFAFDLTAACSGFVFALATAEKYISSGMYRRGIVIGSETLSKVLDWSDRSTSVLFGDGAGGVLLEASDQKSFLAENLFTDGSRGTSLESCYLGLSSPYSEEVSDRRYLTMDGRAVFDFAIRDVTKSIQKIIADASMEAEEIDYFLLHQANDRMLDKMSKKLGVSREKIPANMMEYGNTSAASIPILLSECVENHRIKMDGSQKILLTGFGGGLTWGTLLVTI
- the fabT gene encoding fatty acid biosynthesis transcriptional regulator FabT, which encodes MNYQLVNDYLTSIFNNVLVIEESSLRASRFKDVSIKEMHTIDVIGSTPNATPSDISRELMVTLGTVTTSLNNLERKGYIERRRSEVDRRVVHLSLTKNGRLLYRLHQQFHKRMVNQIIGDMSPEDKKVMQKGLQNLYRFLEEIK
- the fabM gene encoding trans-2-decenoyl-ACP isomerase is translated as MMFETILYSVENDLATISLNRPEVSNGFNIPMCQEILAALEDAEKNEEVKFIILSAEGKIFSVGGDLSEMKRAVDADDIESLVLIAELVNTISKKIKQLPKPVIMVADGAVAGAAANIAVAVDFCIISDRTKFIQAFVGVGLAPDAGGLFLLGKAIGMSRATHLVMTGEALTAEKAFDYGLAYRVCESERLDKTVEQLLKKLRRGSSNSYAAMKEMVWEAFLKEWDQYAGLELDLQKKLAFTEDFKEGVIAYSEKRRPQFKGK